A window of Myxococcales bacterium contains these coding sequences:
- a CDS encoding competence/damage-inducible protein A, giving the protein MRLELILTGAELLDGRWSDTNTQLLALALKEIGLIFDRATVVGDGFDDIAAALREAWERADVVVVTGGLGPTVDDRTRDAAAAVFDVPLVEDAPTLALLVEFFKRFGRELSDNNRRQAQFPQGATILANPIGTAAGFAFAAGGRHALFAPGVPRELEMMAREQIVPYLKRHLPSHHAVASVSLRTFGWAEGALDKRLALIELGDVDLAFTAMTPEIMVTLTARDAEPEAAKAKLAAARALIEPAIGPAVITDDGRTLEEVVAGLLLAKNLTLATAESCTGGLIAARCTNVPGSSAWFREGAVTYSNEAKVRQLGVPAELIAAHGAVSREVAEAMAAGLRERSGADLAIAVTGIAGPSGGTLEKPVGLVHMALAGPSDVQAWRDVFSGDRRRVRLVAAEQALDRLRRVLSS; this is encoded by the coding sequence ATGCGGCTGGAACTGATTCTCACCGGCGCGGAACTGCTCGACGGGCGCTGGAGCGACACCAATACGCAGTTGCTGGCGCTGGCGCTGAAGGAAATCGGCCTGATCTTCGATCGAGCCACGGTGGTCGGCGACGGCTTTGACGACATCGCGGCGGCATTGCGGGAAGCCTGGGAACGCGCCGACGTGGTGGTGGTGACCGGCGGGCTCGGGCCGACGGTGGACGACCGCACGCGCGACGCGGCGGCGGCGGTTTTCGACGTGCCGCTGGTCGAGGACGCGCCGACGCTGGCGCTCTTGGTCGAGTTTTTCAAGCGCTTCGGCCGCGAGTTGTCGGACAACAACCGCCGGCAGGCCCAGTTTCCGCAGGGCGCGACGATTCTCGCCAACCCGATCGGCACCGCCGCCGGTTTCGCCTTCGCCGCCGGCGGCCGGCACGCGCTGTTCGCCCCGGGCGTGCCGCGCGAACTGGAAATGATGGCGCGTGAACAGATCGTTCCTTATTTAAAGCGACACCTGCCATCGCATCACGCGGTGGCGTCGGTCAGCTTGCGGACTTTCGGCTGGGCCGAGGGCGCGCTCGATAAGCGGCTCGCGCTGATCGAACTGGGCGACGTCGATCTGGCCTTCACCGCGATGACGCCGGAAATCATGGTGACCCTGACGGCGCGCGACGCCGAACCGGAAGCCGCCAAAGCCAAGCTCGCGGCGGCCCGCGCCCTGATCGAACCGGCCATCGGGCCGGCGGTCATCACCGACGACGGCCGCACGCTGGAAGAAGTGGTGGCCGGGCTGTTGCTGGCGAAGAACCTGACCCTGGCCACGGCGGAAAGCTGCACCGGAGGATTGATCGCCGCCCGCTGCACCAATGTCCCCGGCAGTTCCGCCTGGTTTCGCGAGGGCGCGGTGACCTACAGCAACGAGGCGAAAGTCCGCCAGCTCGGGGTGCCGGCCGAACTGATCGCCGCCCACGGCGCCGTCAGTCGCGAGGTCGCCGAGGCTATGGCGGCCGGCCTGCGCGAACGCTCCGGCGCCGATCTCGCCATCGCGGTAACCGGCATCGCCGGGCCGTCGGGCGGCACGCTCGAGAAGCCCGTCGGCCTCGTGCACATGGCTTTGGCCGGTCCGAGCGATGTCCAGGCGTGGCGCGACGTCTTTTCCGGCGATCGCCGGCGGGTGCGGTTGGTCGCCGCCGAACAGGCGCTCGACCGCTTGCGGAGGGTCTTGTCGTCATGA
- a CDS encoding phosphatidylglycerophosphatase A produces the protein MKTIYLAIATGLGTGYLRPASGTWGTLVGIPLVLLLAQGSPFAYFLAMLVLFFIGIKAADFAERHFGESDSSNIVIDEIVGYVLTMYLVPVGFWNLFWAFFFFRFFDIAKFWPARQIDRAQAGGLGVMADDVAAAVYANILLRVFCALGWLGCGWN, from the coding sequence GTGAAAACGATTTACCTGGCGATCGCCACTGGGCTGGGCACCGGTTATCTGCGCCCGGCTTCCGGCACCTGGGGAACCCTGGTCGGCATTCCGCTGGTGCTGCTCTTGGCGCAAGGCTCGCCGTTCGCGTATTTCCTCGCGATGCTCGTGCTGTTTTTCATCGGCATCAAGGCCGCGGATTTCGCCGAACGGCATTTCGGCGAAAGCGATTCGAGCAACATCGTCATCGACGAAATCGTCGGTTACGTCCTGACGATGTACCTGGTGCCGGTCGGCTTCTGGAACCTCTTCTGGGCGTTTTTCTTTTTCCGCTTTTTCGACATCGCCAAGTTCTGGCCGGCCCGCCAGATCGACCGCGCCCAGGCCGGCGGCTTGGGCGTGATGGCCGACGATGTGGCGGCCGCCGTGTACGCCAACATTCTGCTGCGCGTTTTCTGCGCGCTGGGGTGGCTCGGATGCGGCTGGAACTGA
- the thpR gene encoding RNA 2',3'-cyclic phosphodiesterase: MNSWRLFIAIPLPEPVKQELARAQDALTHANSHVRGVGLAGMHLTVKFFGDTPAERVADIGHAMKLTAATVEKKIRLTCEGIGVFPNVEKPRVVWAGLRGETAVLEQMVQRLELAMETIGFAREERPFHPHVTLGRMKLPKQLGSLHKAMHQLEGRSFGEFDAEALILYRSDLLPSGARYTVVERAPLP, translated from the coding sequence ATGAACTCGTGGCGGCTGTTCATCGCGATCCCGCTTCCCGAGCCGGTCAAGCAGGAGCTGGCGCGGGCGCAAGATGCCTTGACCCATGCCAATTCGCACGTGCGCGGCGTGGGCCTGGCGGGAATGCACCTGACGGTGAAGTTCTTCGGCGACACTCCGGCGGAGCGGGTGGCCGACATCGGGCACGCGATGAAACTGACCGCGGCGACGGTCGAAAAAAAGATCCGCCTGACCTGCGAAGGTATCGGGGTGTTTCCCAATGTAGAAAAACCGCGGGTTGTCTGGGCCGGCCTGCGCGGCGAGACGGCGGTTCTCGAACAAATGGTGCAGCGCCTCGAACTGGCCATGGAAACCATCGGCTTCGCGCGCGAAGAGCGGCCGTTTCATCCGCATGTCACCCTCGGACGAATGAAGTTGCCGAAACAACTGGGTTCCCTGCACAAGGCGATGCATCAACTCGAAGGTCGTTCTTTCGGCGAGTTCGACGCGGAGGCGCTGATTTTGTATCGTTCCGACCTGCTGCCTTCCGGCGCGCGATACACGGTGGTCGAACGCGCTCCGCTACCGTGA